The following are encoded together in the Glycine max cultivar Williams 82 chromosome 8, Glycine_max_v4.0, whole genome shotgun sequence genome:
- the LOC100527912 gene encoding HSP20-like chaperone protein produces the protein MSLIPSFFGGRRSSVFDPFSLDVWEPFKDFPFPSSLSAENSAFVSTRVDWKETPEAHVFKADIPGLKKEEVKLEIQDDRVLQISGERNVEKEDKNDTWHRVERSSGKFMRRFRLPENAKVDQVKASMENGVLTVTVPKEEIKKPDVKAIDISG, from the coding sequence atgtCTCTGATTCCAAGTTTCTTCGGTGGCCGAAGGAGCAGTGTTTTCGACCCTTTCTCCCTCGATGTGTGGGAGCCCTTTAAGGATTTTCCatttcccagttctctttctgcTGAAAATTCAGCCTTTGTGAGCACACGAGTGGATTGGAAGGAGACACCAGAAGCACACGTGTTCAAGGCTGATATTCCAGGGCTGAAGAAGGAGGAAGTGAAGCTGGAGATTCAAGATGACAGAGTTCTTCAGATAAGCGGAGAGAGGAATGTTGAAAAAGAAGACAAGAATGATACGTGGCATCGCGTGGAGCGAAGCAGTGGTAAGTTCATGAGGAGGTTTAGATTGCCGGAGAATGCTAAAGTGGATCAAGTTAAGGCTTCCATGGAAAATGGGGTTCTCACTGTAACTGTTCCTAAGGAAGAGATTAAGAAGCCTGATGTTAAGGCCATTGACATCTCTGGTTAA
- the HSP6834-A gene encoding class I heat shock protein encodes MSLIPSFFGGRRSNVLDPFSLDVWDPFKDFPFPTSLSAENSAFVSTRVDWKETPEAHVFKADIPGLKKEEVKLEIQDDRILQISGERNVEKEDKNDTWHRVERSSGKFMRSFRLPDNAKVDQVKASMENGVLTVTVPKEEIKKPDVKAIEISG; translated from the coding sequence ATGTCTTTGATTCCAAGTTTCTTTGGTGGCAGAAGGAGCAATGTTTTGGATCCTTTCTCCCTCGATGTGTGGGACCCTTTTAAGGATTTTCCTTTTCCCACTTCTCTTTCTGCTGAAAATTCAGCGTTTGTGAGCACACGAGTGGATTGGAAGGAGACACCAGAAGCACACGTGTTCAAGGCTGATATTCCAGGGCTGAAGAAGGAGGAAGTGAAGCTGGAGATTCAAGATGACAGAATTCTTCAGATAAGTGGAGAGAGGAACGTTGAGAAGGAAGACAAGAACGACACGTGGCACCGCGTGGAGCGAAGCAGTGGTAAGTTCATGAGGAGTTTCAGATTGCCAGATAATGCTAAAGTGGATCAAGTTAAGGCTTCCATGGAAAATGGGGTTCTCACTGTAACTGTTCCAAAGGAAGAGATTAAGAAGCCTGATGTTAAGGCCATAGAAATTTCTGGTTAA
- the HSP17.3-B gene encoding 17.3 kDa class I heat shock protein — MSLIPSFFGGRRSSVFDPFSLDVWDPFKDFPFPSSLSAENSAFVSTRVDWKETPEAHVFKADIPGLKKEEVKLEIQDGRVLQISGERNVEKEDKNDTWHRVERSSGKLVRRFRLPENAKVDQVKASMENGVLTVTVPKEEIKKPDVKAIDISG; from the coding sequence ATGTCTCTGATTCCAAGTTTCTTCGGTGGCCGAAGGAGCAGTGTTTTCGACCCTTTCTCCCTCGATGTGTGGGACCCCTTCAAGGATTTTCCatttcccagttctctttctgcTGAAAATTCAGCGTTTGTGAGCACACGAGTGGATTGGAAGGAGACACCAGAAGCACACGTGTTCAAGGCTGATATTCCAGGGCTGAAGAAGGAGGAAGTGAAGCTGGAGATTCAAGATGGCAGAGTTCTTCAGATAAGCGGAGAGAGGAATGTTGAAAAAGAAGACAAGAATGATACGTGGCATCGCGTGGAGCGAAGCAGTGGCAAGTTGGTGAGGAGGTTTAGATTGCCGGAGAATGCTAAAGTGGACCAAGTGAAGGCTTCCATGGAAAATGGGGTTCTCACTGTAACTGTTCCTAAGGAAGAGATTAAGAAGCCTGATGTTAAGGCCATAGACATCTCTGGTTAA
- the LOC100306320 gene encoding uncharacterized protein LOC100306320 precursor, producing the protein MASHYSCIILAFVIAISFSSIDMALASRNLLQTTLPTLPQGNVPPLPVFPNLPLPPFSFPNIPIPKIPNIPNIPSNPIIPTIPTIPFLSPPPSTTTTP; encoded by the coding sequence ATGGCCTCTCACTACAGTTGCATCATCTTGGCTTTTGTCATTGCTATTTCCTTTTCAAGCATTGACATGGCATTAGCATCACGCAATCTCCTTCAGACAACATTGCCAACTTTGCCTCAGGGAAATGTCCCTCCTTTGCCTGTTTTCCCAAATCTTCCACTGCCACCTTTTTCCTTCCCCAATATTCCTATTCCTAAGATCCCCAACATTCCTAACATTCCCTCAAACCCCATAATTCCAACCATTCCTACCatccctttcctctctccacCACCTTCAACCACCACCACCCCCTGA
- the LOC100816353 gene encoding ESX-1 secretion-associated protein EspE produces MASCKSFITAFFLLATFSSSMSLSLASSRHLLQTTTTPNLPGITPTLPNPTGLPPLPSNPTLPQGNVPPLPTMPTLPSLPSIFPTLPSLTLPPFPASSFPKMPSIPNSIPSFPFFSPPPSTSSP; encoded by the coding sequence ATGGCCTCATGCAAATCCTTCATCACAGCTTTCTTTCTTCTTGCAACCTTCTCATCAAGCATGAGTTTGAGCCTAGCATCATCTCGTCACCTCTTGCAAACAACCACAACACCAAATTTGCCCGGCATCACTCCCACTTTGCCTAACCCTACAGGATTGCCACCTTTGCCTTCAAACCCAACACTGCCTCAGGGCAATGTTCCTCCTTTGCCCACTATGCCAACTCTTCCATCACTTCCTTCCATTTTTCCAACACTCCCTTCCCTCACCCTCCCTCCATTTCCAGCCTCTTCATTCCCCAAAATGCCCTCAATCCCAAACAGTATCCCGTCCTTCCCTTTCTTCTCCCCACCACCTTCAACATCTAGCCCTTAA
- the LOC113002373 gene encoding uncharacterized protein, giving the protein MASLRFLFFVSFFIVLSLSINIGEVQGANRKLLAPTFPDIGNIPGVQYPPFPPVTDWPEYRLPSFLRPNYPAIPANYYRYTPPAKTTTTTASKP; this is encoded by the coding sequence ATGGCCTCTCTccgttttctcttctttgtttctttcttcattGTTTTGTCACTTTCCATCAACATTGGTGAGGTCCAAGGTGCAAATAGAAAACTTTTGGCACCAACATTTCCTGATATAGGCAACATTCCTGGCGTGCAATATCCTCCTTTCCCCCCAGTAACCGATTGGCCAGAGTACAGGTTGCCATCATTCTTAAGACCTAATTACCCCGCAATTCCTGCAAATTATTACCGCTACACTCCCCCTGCCAAAACAACCACAACCACAGCTTCCAAGCCTTGA